The following are encoded in a window of Flavobacterium sp. WC2421 genomic DNA:
- a CDS encoding thiamine pyrophosphate-dependent enzyme has translation MNFDRQNLTDETLLDLYKRILKPRLIEEKMLILIRQGKVSKWFSGIGQEAISVGVTAVLDPDEYILPMHRNLGVFTGRNIPLYRLFSQWQGKANGFTKGRDRSFHFGTQQYKIIGMISHLGPQLGIADGIALANKLKKNGKVTAVFTGEGATSEGDFHEALNIASVWELPVLFVIENNGYGLSTPTNEQYRCENLADKGIGYGMESHIVDGNNILEVYNLLSELKASMKINPRPILLEFKTFRMRGHEEASGTKYVPQELMDHWAIKDPVENYRKYLKENGILNDDFDETLRSEIKKDIDESLALANAEPEIEYSESEELNDIYKPFVYEQIKHSEQKEKIRFIDAISSSLKHSMERHDNLVIMGQDIAEYGGAFKITDGFVAQFGKERVINTPICESAIVSAGMGLSINGHKAIVEMQFADFVSTGFNPIVNLLAKSHYRWLEKADVVVRMPCGGGTQAGPFHSQTNEAWFTKTPGLKVVYPAFPYDAKGLLNSSINDPNPVMFFEHKQLYRSVYQEVPTDYYTLPLGKAALLKEGNEVTVISFGAAVHWALDTLEKNPTISADLLDLRTLQPLDTEAIFKSVKKTGRVIIYQEDSMFGGIASDISAMIIEECFKYLDAPVRRVASLDTPIPFTKILEDHYLPKGRFEKELVALLAY, from the coding sequence ATGAACTTTGATAGACAAAACCTTACTGACGAAACCTTATTAGATTTATACAAAAGAATACTTAAACCACGACTTATTGAGGAGAAAATGCTTATTCTCATTCGTCAAGGAAAAGTATCTAAATGGTTTTCAGGAATTGGACAAGAAGCTATATCGGTAGGAGTTACTGCCGTTTTGGACCCTGATGAATACATTTTACCAATGCATCGAAATCTAGGTGTATTTACCGGTAGAAACATCCCTTTATATCGTTTATTCTCGCAATGGCAAGGAAAAGCAAATGGATTTACTAAAGGTAGGGATCGAAGTTTTCACTTTGGGACGCAACAATACAAGATTATTGGAATGATTTCCCATTTAGGGCCACAGCTAGGAATTGCTGATGGAATCGCCTTAGCCAATAAACTAAAGAAAAACGGAAAAGTTACTGCCGTTTTTACAGGAGAAGGAGCAACCTCAGAAGGAGATTTTCATGAAGCTTTGAATATTGCTTCAGTTTGGGAATTACCCGTTCTATTTGTCATTGAAAACAATGGATACGGACTTTCGACTCCTACTAATGAGCAATACCGCTGTGAAAACCTGGCTGATAAAGGGATTGGATACGGCATGGAAAGCCATATTGTGGATGGGAATAATATACTTGAAGTGTATAATTTATTGTCTGAATTGAAAGCTTCCATGAAAATAAATCCACGTCCCATTTTGCTAGAATTCAAAACCTTTAGAATGAGAGGGCATGAAGAGGCAAGTGGAACTAAATATGTACCACAAGAATTAATGGATCATTGGGCAATTAAAGATCCTGTTGAAAATTACCGAAAATATTTAAAAGAAAATGGAATCCTAAATGATGATTTTGACGAAACTTTACGTTCCGAAATCAAGAAAGATATTGATGAAAGTTTGGCTTTGGCCAATGCTGAACCAGAAATAGAATATTCAGAAAGTGAAGAATTAAATGATATATACAAACCATTTGTATATGAGCAAATTAAACATTCTGAACAAAAAGAAAAAATACGCTTTATAGATGCGATTTCAAGCAGTTTAAAGCATTCTATGGAGCGTCATGATAACTTGGTTATTATGGGGCAAGATATTGCTGAATATGGTGGAGCTTTTAAAATAACAGATGGATTTGTAGCACAGTTTGGAAAAGAACGCGTAATCAATACGCCTATTTGTGAAAGCGCTATAGTTTCGGCTGGAATGGGATTATCAATCAATGGACACAAAGCAATTGTAGAGATGCAATTTGCCGATTTTGTTTCGACTGGATTTAATCCAATTGTAAATTTGTTAGCTAAATCGCATTACCGCTGGTTAGAAAAAGCCGATGTTGTGGTGCGTATGCCATGTGGTGGTGGAACCCAAGCTGGACCGTTTCACTCCCAAACGAATGAAGCTTGGTTTACTAAAACACCAGGATTGAAAGTGGTATATCCTGCTTTTCCTTATGATGCTAAGGGATTATTAAATTCTTCAATCAACGATCCAAATCCAGTTATGTTTTTTGAGCACAAACAACTGTATCGTTCCGTTTACCAAGAAGTACCTACAGACTATTACACTCTGCCATTAGGGAAAGCAGCTTTATTGAAAGAAGGAAATGAAGTGACTGTTATATCTTTTGGAGCTGCAGTACATTGGGCTTTGGATACATTAGAGAAAAATCCAACTATTTCAGCTGATTTATTGGATCTAAGAACGCTACAACCACTGGATACTGAAGCTATTTTCAAATCAGTGAAGAAAACGGGAAGAGTCATTATTTATCAAGAGGATTCTATGTTTGGAGGTATTGCTAGTGATATTTCGGCAATGATAATCGAGGAATGTTTTAAATACTTGGATGCTCCTGTGAGGCGAGTAGCAAGTTTAGACACGCCAATTCCGTTTACAAAAATACTGGAAGATCATTATTTGCCGAAAGGCCGATTCGAAAAAGAGTTAGTAGCGCTTTTAGCTTATTAA
- a CDS encoding isopenicillin N synthase family dioxygenase has translation MQNIPSVDLRDFLSDDPARKQKFVNEIGSAFEDIGFVALKGHFLNDQLVEELYGEIRNFFSLPLETKRSYEIPGIGGQRGYVSFGTEHAKGRKEGDLKEFWHFGQYVSENSKYASEYPENVEVKELPRFNVVGKEAYQMLEKTGVYVLRALALRLGLDEFYFDNYAKDGNSILRPIHYPPITTEPANAIRAAAHGDINLITLLMGAQGKGLQVQNHNGDWIDAIAEPDELVINVGDMLSRHTNNKLKSTIHQVVNPPRELWGTSRYSVPFFMHPVSDMPLNCLENCIDAEHPKQFEDITAGDYLYERLVDLGLIKK, from the coding sequence ATGCAAAACATTCCTAGTGTTGACTTGCGTGATTTCCTGTCGGATGACCCGGCACGTAAACAAAAATTTGTAAATGAAATCGGAAGTGCATTTGAAGATATTGGCTTCGTAGCACTAAAAGGTCATTTTTTAAATGATCAATTGGTAGAAGAATTGTATGGTGAAATTAGAAATTTTTTCTCTTTACCCTTAGAAACGAAACGCAGTTATGAGATTCCAGGTATTGGAGGTCAGCGTGGTTACGTTTCTTTTGGTACAGAACATGCAAAAGGAAGAAAAGAAGGAGATTTGAAAGAATTTTGGCATTTCGGTCAGTATGTGAGTGAAAATTCAAAATATGCTTCAGAATATCCTGAAAATGTCGAAGTAAAAGAATTACCTCGATTTAATGTTGTAGGTAAAGAAGCGTATCAAATGCTGGAAAAAACGGGAGTTTACGTTTTGAGAGCATTAGCATTGCGATTGGGTTTAGACGAATTCTATTTTGACAATTATGCCAAAGATGGAAATTCAATCTTACGACCTATTCATTACCCACCTATTACTACAGAACCTGCAAATGCTATTCGCGCTGCTGCTCATGGTGATATCAACTTGATCACCTTATTAATGGGAGCGCAAGGAAAAGGACTTCAAGTTCAAAACCACAACGGAGATTGGATTGATGCCATCGCTGAACCAGATGAATTAGTAATAAATGTAGGTGATATGTTGTCTCGTCACACGAATAACAAATTGAAATCTACCATTCACCAAGTGGTGAATCCACCTAGAGAATTATGGGGAACTTCAAGATATTCGGTGCCATTTTTTATGCACCCTGTGAGTGATATGCCATTGAATTGTTTAGAAAACTGTATTGATGCAGAACATCCAAAGCAATTTGAAGATATTACTGCTGGTGATTACTTGTACGAACGTCTAGTAGATTTAGGATTAATCAAAAAATAA
- a CDS encoding translation initiation factor, with amino-acid sequence MDLQDQLKNLFPNHEPGPEEKIEEVPHELYVQKEPMICKFEKRKGKATTIIEGYEGTDEDFKILAKEIKTKLSVGGTFKDDSIIIQGDYRDKIMEILKLKGFKVKRVGG; translated from the coding sequence ATGGACTTACAAGACCAATTAAAAAACCTTTTCCCTAATCACGAACCTGGCCCAGAAGAAAAAATAGAAGAAGTGCCACATGAATTATATGTTCAAAAAGAACCAATGATTTGTAAATTCGAAAAAAGAAAAGGCAAAGCCACCACAATAATCGAAGGTTATGAAGGAACCGATGAGGATTTTAAAATCTTAGCTAAAGAAATTAAAACAAAACTGAGCGTTGGTGGTACTTTTAAAGACGATTCTATCATTATTCAAGGAGATTACCGTGATAAAATAATGGAAATATTGAAATTAAAAGGCTTCAAAGTAAAACGTGTTGGGGGCTAA
- a CDS encoding nucleoside phosphorylase, whose translation MIQSSELILNPDGSVYHLNLKPEHIAHDIIFVGDQNRVEKITQFFDSIEFSTQKREFKTQTGIFKGKRITVMSTGIGPDNIDIVINELDALVNIDLETRKPKDHLTTLNIIRIGTSGSLQADIPVDSFVMSKFGLGLDNMLRSYLIDEVSNKTMEDAFVSHTNWDLRKGKPYVIACSEVLEKIIESDKIHKGITATAGGFYGPQGRVLRLNIQDEELNSKMDNFKFEENRITNLEMETAAIYGLSALLGHNALSLNAIIANRASGTFSEDPYKAVDELIAYTLDKIATL comes from the coding sequence ATGATACAATCATCAGAATTAATATTAAATCCAGATGGAAGTGTCTATCACTTGAATCTGAAACCAGAACATATCGCACATGATATAATCTTTGTAGGGGATCAAAACCGGGTAGAGAAAATTACTCAGTTTTTTGACAGCATTGAATTTTCTACCCAAAAAAGAGAATTCAAAACCCAAACTGGTATTTTCAAAGGCAAAAGAATTACTGTAATGTCAACCGGAATCGGTCCAGATAATATAGATATCGTAATTAACGAATTAGATGCCCTAGTCAATATCGATTTAGAAACGCGCAAACCAAAAGACCATTTAACTACACTAAATATTATCCGTATTGGGACTTCGGGTTCTTTACAGGCAGATATTCCAGTAGATAGTTTTGTGATGTCTAAGTTTGGTTTAGGTCTGGACAACATGCTCCGCTCCTACTTGATTGACGAAGTTTCTAATAAAACCATGGAAGATGCTTTTGTAAGTCATACGAATTGGGATTTACGCAAGGGAAAACCGTATGTAATTGCCTGTTCTGAGGTATTAGAAAAAATAATTGAAAGCGACAAAATACACAAAGGAATCACAGCAACAGCTGGTGGTTTCTATGGACCGCAAGGACGTGTATTGCGTTTAAACATTCAAGATGAAGAGCTAAATTCTAAAATGGATAATTTTAAATTTGAAGAAAATAGGATTACCAACTTAGAGATGGAAACCGCTGCAATATATGGTCTTTCGGCGCTTTTAGGACACAATGCCCTATCGCTAAATGCTATAATTGCTAATCGCGCTTCGGGAACTTTTAGCGAAGATCCTTACAAAGCAGTCGATGAATTGATTGCTTATACTTTAGATAAAATCGCTACCCTATAA
- a CDS encoding GNAT family N-acetyltransferase has protein sequence MNICIETERLILRELLPSDAEGMFALDRNPKVHEFLGNNPVVSIEESRKYIENIRNQYLENGIGRYAVILKETNQFIGWSGIKYITEPENGHVNFYEIGYRFIEQYWGKGYAYESAKAWLDYGFITMNIKTMYASAHIDNAASRSILEKIGMQLKNEFDWNGISCVWYKLDKKNN, from the coding sequence ATGAACATTTGTATTGAAACCGAGAGATTAATATTAAGAGAATTACTCCCTTCAGATGCTGAAGGAATGTTCGCTTTAGACAGGAATCCTAAGGTACATGAGTTTCTAGGTAATAATCCTGTGGTTTCAATTGAAGAAAGTAGAAAATATATTGAGAATATTCGAAATCAATACCTTGAAAACGGAATTGGTCGTTATGCAGTAATTCTGAAAGAGACAAATCAATTTATTGGTTGGTCGGGAATTAAGTACATCACAGAACCCGAAAATGGTCATGTTAATTTTTACGAAATTGGGTACCGATTTATAGAACAGTATTGGGGAAAAGGATATGCATATGAATCGGCCAAAGCTTGGCTAGATTATGGGTTCATTACTATGAATATAAAAACTATGTATGCATCGGCTCATATTGACAATGCCGCTTCTCGTAGCATTCTTGAAAAAATAGGAATGCAACTAAAAAATGAATTCGATTGGAATGGAATTTCTTGCGTTTGGTACAAATTAGATAAAAAAAACAATTAA
- a CDS encoding substrate-binding domain-containing protein: MTTIKIAGVPEHFNLPWHLAIDNSEFEAQNINLKWTDVPEGTGKMCQMLRSGETDIAVILTEGIVKDIVAGNPSKIVQVYVASPLIWGIHVAANSIYKTVSDLENTKVAISRLGSGSQLMAYVNANNQGWKTNDLQFEIINTIDGAVEALTAGAADYFMWERFMTKPLVDSGVFRRVGDCPTPWPCFVIAVRDEILEKQPEIIKSILEVINKKTEGFKNISNIDKTLATKYHQKTADIQEWLSLTEWSQNALPKNLLNNIQNQLFQLKIIDKKGTFDEIVKAI, from the coding sequence ATGACAACAATAAAAATAGCTGGAGTACCAGAACATTTCAATTTACCTTGGCATTTAGCCATCGATAACAGCGAATTTGAAGCTCAAAACATTAACTTAAAATGGACAGATGTTCCTGAAGGGACTGGTAAAATGTGTCAAATGCTTAGATCAGGAGAAACCGATATTGCTGTTATTTTAACGGAAGGAATCGTCAAAGATATTGTTGCAGGAAATCCATCCAAAATTGTTCAAGTTTATGTAGCATCACCATTAATTTGGGGAATACATGTAGCTGCGAATTCTATATATAAAACTGTTTCTGATTTAGAGAATACTAAAGTAGCAATTTCAAGATTAGGTTCTGGCTCACAACTAATGGCATATGTAAATGCCAATAATCAAGGTTGGAAAACCAATGATTTACAATTTGAAATCATCAATACCATCGATGGTGCTGTTGAAGCTTTAACAGCTGGTGCTGCTGATTATTTTATGTGGGAACGGTTTATGACCAAACCATTGGTAGATTCAGGGGTTTTTAGACGTGTTGGAGACTGCCCTACTCCTTGGCCTTGTTTCGTTATTGCTGTACGTGATGAAATTCTAGAAAAACAACCTGAAATTATTAAATCGATTCTCGAAGTCATCAATAAAAAAACTGAAGGGTTTAAAAACATCTCTAATATTGATAAAACTTTGGCAACAAAATACCATCAAAAAACGGCTGACATTCAAGAATGGTTATCCTTAACTGAATGGTCTCAAAACGCATTACCAAAAAATTTGTTAAACAATATTCAAAATCAATTATTTCAACTTAAAATCATTGATAAAAAAGGTACTTTTGATGAAATTGTAAAAGCAATCTAG
- a CDS encoding transglutaminase, whose protein sequence is MINIKNISLQNIKQKLKVKKPWDDVIIFVLNILIAVPLFIIAHQNLIELSWAYNIDRILLFLVIIILIQLILRLLRTIIIVCIFLYILVLFYGTASGNYGFNSVYEDYDSMIYTMSDNPNPQDIIISKLLPFPNKSKIINAIEYKNPKVRNFAIMATSKYFKNVNGYSDYRTIIQCFAVFKEINGRWNYVSDPKDGDYIATASESLDYFSGDCDDHSILMAAAVRAIGGTPRLIHTKGHIYPEILIGTMNDLETVNYLIKNILFKKESYKKQLHYHIDERGQVWLNLDYTAKYPGGPFLSEEILGALTLN, encoded by the coding sequence ATGATAAACATTAAAAATATTTCTTTACAAAATATAAAACAAAAACTTAAGGTTAAGAAGCCTTGGGATGATGTAATTATTTTTGTCTTAAATATTTTGATTGCTGTTCCTCTATTTATAATTGCTCATCAGAATTTAATTGAACTCAGTTGGGCCTATAATATTGATCGAATTTTACTTTTCTTAGTCATTATCATTCTTATACAACTCATATTGAGATTGTTAAGAACCATAATTATCGTATGCATTTTTCTCTATATTTTAGTTTTATTTTATGGAACTGCTTCAGGGAACTATGGATTTAATAGTGTTTATGAGGATTATGACTCGATGATTTACACCATGTCAGACAATCCAAATCCACAAGACATCATTATTTCTAAACTCCTCCCATTTCCCAATAAATCAAAGATTATCAATGCAATAGAATACAAAAATCCTAAAGTTCGTAATTTTGCCATCATGGCGACATCAAAATACTTTAAAAATGTAAATGGATATTCTGATTATAGAACGATTATACAATGCTTTGCTGTTTTTAAGGAAATAAATGGCCGCTGGAACTATGTAAGTGACCCAAAAGATGGCGATTACATTGCTACAGCCAGTGAATCATTAGATTACTTTTCAGGTGATTGTGACGACCACTCCATTCTTATGGCTGCGGCTGTAAGAGCTATTGGTGGCACACCAAGATTGATTCATACCAAAGGGCATATCTATCCCGAAATATTAATTGGGACTATGAATGATTTAGAAACCGTAAATTATTTGATAAAAAATATTTTGTTTAAAAAAGAAAGCTATAAAAAGCAGCTTCATTACCATATTGATGAACGGGGCCAAGTATGGCTCAACCTTGACTACACTGCTAAATATCCAGGAGGACCTTTCCTATCCGAAGAAATATTGGGTGCGTTGACATTGAATTAG
- a CDS encoding TolC family protein, translating to MNKIPFLTLALFLVFALVSGQENSWPLTKCIETALQNNIEIKIRLLEVKRTQKTQNSVLNRMLPSVNLYGEQSYNFGSTIDPSTNGRVSSNIQNDNFYLNAKTNLIDFSAFANAKKDKISIEIAKAEKEVVENEYKLQLLESYYQALYTQELLKIQKEQLHQASFNLDRITKEVAIGSKPQSDLYDMQLSFSEEENSYITSQQLYGIQKLQLFQLMNVLNVETETVVLEVYFDENNSDVVANTNYNPKIKRAEFQHENNLKSISLQRANNLPVLSAYYGYSTFYYKNIKDANGLTDSFSNQLADNKSQQVGMQLAIPIFNGFRNNKRIIASKIESQKSKLVIEQEKQELDKQVTLEEKNKNNYLQLEEKLKERQKYAKASFTTMQAKFTNGRVEAIVYSSVKNQFLRAEYDVLKNNLQIQYIHLKINLLKNNVI from the coding sequence ATGAATAAGATACCATTTTTAACGTTAGCCCTTTTTTTAGTTTTTGCTTTAGTAAGTGGTCAGGAAAATTCTTGGCCGCTTACCAAATGCATAGAAACGGCTTTGCAAAATAATATCGAAATAAAAATTAGATTACTCGAAGTAAAAAGGACTCAAAAGACACAAAACTCGGTTTTAAACCGCATGTTGCCGTCGGTTAATTTGTATGGAGAACAGAGTTATAATTTTGGTTCTACCATTGATCCTTCTACAAACGGAAGAGTAAGTTCGAACATTCAGAATGATAATTTTTATTTGAATGCTAAAACAAATTTGATTGATTTCAGTGCTTTTGCAAATGCTAAAAAAGATAAAATTAGTATTGAAATCGCAAAAGCAGAAAAAGAAGTCGTTGAAAACGAATATAAATTGCAGCTTTTAGAAAGTTATTATCAAGCACTTTATACGCAAGAATTATTGAAAATTCAGAAAGAACAATTGCATCAAGCTTCTTTCAATTTAGACCGAATTACTAAAGAAGTCGCAATAGGAAGCAAGCCTCAAAGTGATTTGTACGATATGCAATTGAGTTTTTCGGAAGAAGAAAATAGTTATATCACATCTCAACAATTGTACGGAATACAAAAACTGCAATTGTTTCAGTTAATGAATGTTTTAAATGTGGAAACAGAAACTGTTGTTCTGGAAGTCTATTTTGATGAAAACAATTCTGATGTTGTTGCAAACACGAATTATAATCCAAAAATTAAAAGAGCCGAGTTTCAGCACGAAAACAACTTAAAATCGATTAGTTTACAAAGAGCCAATAATTTACCAGTTCTTTCGGCTTATTACGGCTATTCAACTTTTTATTACAAAAACATCAAGGATGCAAATGGTTTAACAGATTCTTTTTCGAATCAATTGGCTGATAATAAAAGCCAGCAAGTGGGCATGCAATTAGCAATTCCAATTTTTAACGGATTCAGAAATAACAAAAGAATAATAGCTTCTAAAATTGAAAGTCAAAAATCAAAATTGGTTATCGAACAAGAAAAGCAAGAGTTGGATAAACAAGTTACACTAGAAGAAAAAAACAAAAACAACTATTTACAACTAGAAGAAAAATTAAAAGAGAGACAAAAATATGCAAAAGCTTCGTTTACAACGATGCAAGCAAAATTTACAAATGGTAGAGTTGAAGCTATCGTTTATTCTTCGGTTAAAAATCAATTTTTAAGAGCTGAATATGATGTGCTGAAAAACAATCTTCAAATTCAATATATCCACTTAAAAATTAATCTCTTGAAGAATAATGTTATTTAA
- a CDS encoding ABC transporter permease — protein sequence MLLNYLKIFIYHLKQNKLFSFLNVFGLAIGIAGLIFALLYWNDEQSYDAWNPEKDNVYQVLVQLTDMPVMAEHPARLKPHLEKDANVETIVFADDWYQKNKIIYNGKKVLVDKIINTERNFFSLFPFKIIQGNAISALKDDSGIAISEELAKRVFGDENPIGKQIKCLDAMFTVRAVYRIPGNSSIAPDVVVNTLKNIMDLENQYGLFSLKILLKLKDPSKVEATRKMLEKVYYDEWIVKNAKEAGFTPEEMEKKIGHFSVFMEPLSKARLHSVVDGYPEGRGNYQFLLIMAGLSVLILILSIVNYINLATANAVKRAKEVGIRKIVGASKSTIIIQFIFETVLISLLSILLALVIVELSLPYYNAFLNKSLRIIGSQFYLQLILIFSITIVFAGILPAVYVANFETLKVLKGNFGRSKSGIWLRNGMLVFQFAIATFFIIGSHIVYQQVNYLNNKDLGFKGDQVITIPLHFPTSAYDVENPGQNIYSQYTIIKQKVAKIRGVESVSTGLISFDGSDKSVAPVMYKDELYKERTCALDFGMLELMKIKVLKGRSFDEKYASDTISSVIINETAQKLMKIKNPIDQPIHTRNRDLKIIGVVKDFNLLSPEVEVPPMVFYHVKTTGIAENVDKVYIKLKSDNIENTIADIENLWSNVDTEYPFKYDFVDKQYARTYESYVKQKNLFSLLNVVVILIALFGLFALASYSIQRRMKEIAIRKTLGAETNLLLKELSKQYILYCIIGFAIAVFPVYYLLNKWLENFAFRIDISLFPFVFGFVILLLLTLLIVLSRAYQATKTDVLKYLKYE from the coding sequence ATGTTATTAAATTATCTAAAAATATTCATTTATCATTTAAAGCAAAACAAACTGTTTTCATTTCTAAACGTTTTCGGATTAGCCATTGGTATTGCAGGATTGATTTTCGCATTACTGTATTGGAATGACGAACAAAGTTATGATGCTTGGAATCCTGAAAAAGACAACGTATATCAGGTTTTGGTCCAACTGACAGATATGCCTGTAATGGCAGAACATCCAGCTAGATTAAAACCACATCTAGAAAAGGATGCGAATGTTGAAACCATTGTTTTTGCTGATGATTGGTATCAAAAGAATAAAATTATTTATAATGGAAAAAAAGTATTGGTTGACAAAATCATCAATACGGAGCGTAATTTCTTTTCTCTTTTTCCTTTTAAAATAATTCAAGGAAATGCAATTTCAGCATTAAAAGATGATTCAGGAATTGCCATTTCCGAAGAACTTGCTAAAAGAGTTTTTGGAGACGAAAATCCAATTGGGAAACAAATAAAATGCTTGGATGCCATGTTTACGGTTCGTGCTGTATATCGTATACCAGGGAATTCTTCAATTGCTCCAGATGTCGTGGTAAACACTTTGAAAAATATAATGGATTTAGAAAACCAATACGGTCTTTTTTCATTAAAAATCCTTTTAAAACTAAAAGATCCTTCAAAAGTGGAGGCTACCCGAAAGATGCTTGAAAAAGTATATTACGATGAGTGGATTGTTAAAAACGCAAAAGAAGCTGGCTTTACTCCCGAAGAAATGGAAAAGAAAATTGGACATTTTTCAGTTTTTATGGAACCTTTATCCAAAGCAAGATTACATTCGGTCGTAGATGGATACCCGGAAGGTCGCGGTAATTATCAGTTTTTACTAATTATGGCGGGATTATCCGTTTTAATTCTCATTCTTTCGATTGTAAATTATATCAACTTGGCTACAGCCAATGCGGTTAAACGTGCTAAAGAAGTTGGTATTCGTAAAATTGTAGGTGCTTCAAAAAGTACTATTATCATTCAATTTATTTTTGAAACTGTTCTAATAAGTTTGTTATCTATTTTGCTAGCTTTAGTAATTGTCGAATTGAGTTTACCCTATTATAATGCTTTTTTGAACAAAAGTTTACGAATAATTGGCAGTCAATTCTACTTACAATTAATTCTGATTTTTAGTATTACAATCGTGTTTGCAGGAATACTTCCAGCCGTTTATGTGGCTAATTTTGAAACGTTGAAAGTATTGAAAGGAAATTTTGGAAGAAGTAAAAGCGGAATTTGGTTACGTAATGGAATGCTAGTTTTTCAATTTGCGATTGCCACTTTTTTTATCATAGGATCTCATATTGTATACCAACAAGTAAATTATTTAAATAACAAAGATTTAGGATTCAAAGGAGATCAAGTAATTACAATTCCATTGCATTTCCCTACCTCCGCCTATGATGTAGAAAATCCGGGGCAAAATATTTACAGCCAATACACGATTATTAAACAAAAAGTAGCCAAAATAAGAGGGGTAGAGAGTGTTTCAACAGGTCTTATATCTTTTGATGGTTCAGACAAGTCAGTTGCTCCAGTAATGTATAAAGATGAACTTTATAAAGAGAGAACCTGTGCTTTAGACTTCGGTATGTTGGAGTTAATGAAAATCAAAGTTTTGAAAGGTAGAAGTTTTGATGAAAAATACGCTTCGGATACAATTAGTTCAGTAATCATAAACGAAACGGCTCAGAAACTGATGAAGATTAAAAATCCTATCGACCAACCGATTCATACTAGAAATCGCGATTTAAAAATAATAGGAGTTGTTAAAGATTTCAATCTATTAAGTCCCGAAGTCGAAGTCCCACCAATGGTATTTTATCATGTTAAAACTACTGGTATTGCAGAGAATGTAGATAAAGTTTACATAAAACTAAAATCGGATAATATTGAAAATACAATTGCTGATATTGAAAATTTATGGAGCAATGTCGATACAGAATATCCTTTTAAATATGATTTTGTAGATAAACAATACGCCCGAACCTATGAATCCTACGTGAAGCAAAAGAATCTATTTTCCTTGCTGAATGTAGTTGTAATTCTAATTGCACTTTTCGGATTGTTCGCTTTGGCTTCGTATTCGATACAAAGGAGAATGAAAGAAATTGCTATCAGAAAAACCCTTGGAGCCGAAACCAATTTATTATTGAAAGAACTCTCTAAACAGTACATTTTGTATTGCATCATCGGTTTCGCAATCGCAGTATTTCCCGTTTATTATTTACTAAACAAATGGTTGGAGAACTTTGCTTTCAGAATTGATATTAGCCTATTCCCATTTGTGTTTGGATTTGTCATATTGCTACTTCTTACACTTTTGATAGTGCTTTCAAGAGCCTATCAAGCAACTAAAACAGATGTTTTAAAATATTTAAAATATGAATAA